GAACCAATAATCCATACACTGCTGGAGATTCATAATGAACGGCAGGTTTTAGTGAACTACGCTTGTATTTCCCATATACTTTGCCTTTATCGATTTCCGATTGAATGAATGATAGAAATAATTTGTGATCGATCCCAGCATATTTTAAACTTCTAGCAAGATACGCTTGATCAATCATATGAACAATCTCATGAAAGGTGATGGATTTTGTAGCACTATCGTATGATGTCGGAAAAAAGATGGAGCTAGGTGATATAACATTTAATAAGTTTAATATTCGTTCATAAGTCTCTGATGGTACAACCCCCCTATCATACAAATGACCAATTGGGTCCATTTGCAAATACGAAAGGGTTATATTTGTACTGCTTTGATTTAAATTTCCATCATAAAAATCGACAAACAAATGATTTTCTATATTGTGTGTAACGATTGCGCCACTGATTTTTTCACTTAATAGAAGGTATGACTCTTCATTCCACAGTTTCCAACCTTTATAAAGAGTATGTGCTATCCTTAAATCATCAATCAGTGCATTGACTTCTTTCTCTTCTTTACTATGGACTTTCCAGCGTATTAATCCGTTCTTCATAAGGAATTCGTCCTCTAGTGTAAGTGCTGCCCTGTGGAACAATTCGATGTCTTTTTTTAGCAAAGCATACTCCATCCATAGCCCTAATGATTCAGATAATGTTTCATCTCCTTGAGCAGCCCAGTACGGCATTTCATTAGTATTTATAAATGATGTTTTAAAAGTACCATCATCATTGATCATATGTTTTTTAATGAAACGTTCAGCCAACAATTCTTGTTTCGGTGCCGTCTTAACTTCTGGTAGTTGTCTTCCTAAGATAACATCTGAACTTCTGTTTATAAGCGAAAGGAAAACAAGGCTAATGACGAATAAAACGATGAGTAAAATGACATGAATTTTCATTAAACGACCACCTTTTTGGACAGGGGTGCATAACAAAGCTTACACTGTATTTTTGCTTATATACGATTGTTTCATAGTATTATGTAATATAAGTAAAAATGCCTCGAACTTTCATCCTATAAAAAAATAATAATAAAACATCGGAAAATGGAAAATATTTGAAGTGTGTGGAGGACTGAGAAATAAAGTAGTGAAATGGAAACATGACCTGAAGGGAACTTATATTTATGAATGGAAGACGAGAAATCGTCAATACGTACCGATTCCTTGATTTCCTACATCATAAAAGCAATATTAAGGAAAATGGTTCATAATAAAAAGGAACTTCCTTGAAGAAAGTTCCTCGTCTTACTTATTCATTGACAACTTTATTGACAATATCATGGACTTCCGTTCTACTAATTTTTTCTTTCCCTTCAGCTATAGCATCAAGTGTTGCATGAGCAAGTGCAAGCGGGATCTGGCAAAAATGTTGGATTTTCTCGTTATTTATACTTTCCATGTATTGATCAGCCATTGCTAAATTTTTTCGTGCATAACGAAACATTTCATCCCATCCCCAACCGTTTGGGAAGAAATCGACTTCGTCACGATCTAAATCCTCATCACGGTTACGTAAGATATTTACAGATTGTAGACCTCTACCGAAGGCGATCGCTAATTCCTTATCTGTTTCGATATTATCATACCATTTCCAAAGATCGGAGAGCATGACACCTACCAAACCAGCAACATAATATGTGTAATCGTCTAAATCTTTTTTGGTTTGGATATCAAAGTTTTTTTCAACCCAACTAGCCATACCATCAGCCATCGTTGAAGTCGAATCTAATACGTTACGTAAAGCTTCCTTTGGACAAACGGTGATCCAATCATGAAGTCGTAACGACACTTCAGGCAAAATATGTTTGTAGTTTTTGAAAATAGCTGCAAGCTCATCTTTGTACGATTCGCCTTGTAACGTTTCGCTAATCGAACGTAATAGCTTTACTTTATCATCGGCAGGAAGCTCAGGGTGATCCTCGACCTCGTCGATCGCCCTCATACATAAATAAGCCCCTGTAACTGCTTCCTTCAAACGTTCAGGAAGGTGGGTAATTGGGATGAAAAATGTTCGGCTCGTATCCCTTAACATTTCGATCGCTTCATTATGTAAATGGCTCGTCTCACTCATGTCGAAACCTCTCCTTTTTTCGAAAGCTTTTTCCTATTTATCATATTAACCGCTTCATAGCTTTAAACCTTCTCTTTATTGTAACCTATGATCAGGTCGTTCAAACGTGAAAGGGGGACTTATTGTAATGCTTGTACTATCCTTTTTTTATGTTTATAGGATATTATAACGTGTCAATAAGTTGAGGAAAAGAATTACGCATTTTTAGAGAGTAAAATGTTTATAGAATATACATTGTATACCTGTGTGGGGTATTGTATAATGCATATAATAAGAATTTTGAATTTTCAAATGGAGGGGGCTAAACATGACAAAAGTTAAAATGATTCCTTTAGCAGTGAATGGTGGGATAGGTTTTGGAGCAAAACTGAAACCGAAACAGCTAATGATTTTAAGTCAGTATTTAGATGAAGATCAAGAAATTGAATTAACGACTTTTCAGCAATTAATAATTAAAGTTGAAGAATCAAAAGTAGAAGAGGTCACGAAACAATTAGAAGAAGCAGGGCTAGCTGTTTATAAAGTAGGACCTTATGTGAAAAGCTTACGAACGTGTAACTTTTGTAAAGGAGCAGAAGAAGAGGGGATGCCAGTTGCCATTGAATTAAATAAACGAATTGCTGGCCAAGAAGTACCATTTACTTTACGTCCAGCATATACAGGGTGCCCAAATGCATGTGGTGAACCTCTGATTAACGACATCGGGGTGATCAAACGAAAAGATCACTATGAGTTGTATATTGGGGGAAAGGCCGTAGGAGAAGATGCACAGACAGGCGTTTTGTTGCAGGATGGGTTAGAACCAGAACAGTTATACAATTTAGTAGACCGTGTCATAGATGTGTACCGAAATAACGGAAGAAAAAGAGAGAGAATGGCAAAATTCGTGGATAGATATGGATTTGATAAAATAAAGGAAGTGTTGACGGGGGAATGTAAAAGGAACCTTTGAAATGCTTTAACAATTTTGTCACTTTAAATACAATGGGTGGGTATAGTATAATGCAATTAAATCTATGATGATACATGGTAGGATTGGAGGCGAGAGGTTTGGCAGAGCAATTAGAAATCGCTGAAAATGAGGAGAAATCATGTTGTGAAGAACATGAAATGCACGGTCAAGTCCCATCGGATGTGAAGGAAAGTTTGATTAAACGAATGAACCGAATCGAAGGCCAGGTTCGTGGTGTCAAAGGCATGATTGAACGGGATGTGTACTGTGATGATATTTTAAATCAAATGTCAGCTGTACAATCCGCACTAAATTCCGTCTCACGTTTATTATTAGACAGTCACATGAAAACATGTGTGATGGAAAGGTTAAAAGAAGAAGACACGGAAGTTGTTGATGAATTTTTGAAAACTGTTTCTAAATTAATGAAATAAAATATATTTTTTAAAAGGTGGAATGAAAAATGTCAAAAGAAACTCTTAAAGTAGAAGGTATGTCTTGTGGTCACTGTGTATCATCTATTGAAGGCAGTGTGGGTGAACTAAACGGTGTTTCTAGTGTGAAAGTGAACTTAGATGAAGGACTTGTTGATGTTGAATTTGATACAAGTAAAATATCATTGGAGAAAATAAAAGAAGAGATCGACGATCAAGGTTTTGACGTAGTTTAGTTAAATGGAAATATCGTGTTGCACTTTGTAGCACGGTATTTTCTAAATATATTATCATCTGTACTTAAACTCGTGACTTAATATACCCTACTACCGTAATGTATAATATGGTTTAGAGGTGTAGAAACATAGCACTTACTGATGGGGATGACACCAAAGTTTTAGACGAATGGGGATAGCAAAGGAATTTAAGAAATAAAATCATCATCACTAACTCTTAAAACAGAACTATACCCCCATGTTGTATAGGAGGGGAAAACCATTGGCAAATAAAGAAGCAACACTAAAAATATCTGGCATGACTTGTGCAGCTTGTGCAAATCGAATTGAAAAAGGTCTTTCAAAGATTGATGGCGTAGATGAAGCGAATGTAAACTTTGCTTTAGAGCGCTCAAAAGTTGTATATGATCCAGAGCAAACGAACATTGAGGATTTTGAGAAAAGAATTGAAAAGCTAGGCTTTCAAGTTGTGAATGAAAAAAAAGAATTTAATGTTTCAGGTATGACTTGCGCAGCTTGTGCAAATCGAATTGAGAAACGTTTGAACAAAATGGAGGGCGTATCTTCTGCAAATGTAAACTTTGCTCTTGAAACGGCAACGGTTGTGTATGATGACGGTGAAGTAAAAGCAAAAGATATGATGGAGTCAGTTAAAAAACTAGGTTTTCAGCTACTCCCTAAAGAAGATGAACGAAGTAAAGTAGACTATAAGGAAAAGGAAATTGAAAAACAGACCGGGAAGTTTCTTTTATCGGCGATCTTAACATTGCCGCTATTATGGACAATGGTTGCACATTTTGAATTTACGATGTTTATTTATATGCCTGACATGTTTATGAACCCGTGGGTCCAGCTAGCGTTAGCAACTCCGGTTCAATTTATTGTTGGTGCTCAGTTCTATACAGGGGCATATAAGGCGTTAAAAAATAAGAGTGCCAATATGGATGTCCTCGTTGCTTTAGGAACAAGTGCAGCTTATTTTTACAGTATATATCTCGGCTGGACGTGGATGAGTGCTGGTTCTGTCGGAATGCCGGAATTATACTTTGAAGCAGCTGCGATTATTATTACATTGATTGTGTTAGGAAAACTTTTTGAAGTTCGTGCGAAAAGTAGAACGGGCAAAGCGATTCAAAAGCTGTTAGGTCTTCAGGCAAAAACAGCAACCGTTATTCGAAATGGAGAAGAGGTTGAGTTACCAATTGAAGAAGTACTAACAGAAGATACAGTCGTCGTGAAACCAGGTGAGAAAGTCCCCGTAGACGGTGAAGTAATTGAAGGAAGATCGGCTGTTGATGAGTCCATGATTACAGGTGAAAGCATTCCAATTGATAAGTCGCAAGGGGATGAAGTAATCGGAGCGACGATTAACAAAAACGGTTTATTAAAAGTGAAAGCAACAAAAGTAGGAAAAGATACGGCACTTTCACAAATTGTAAAAATCGTTGAAGAAGCACAAGGGTCAAAAGCTGACATTCAACGAATGGTTGATAAAGTATCAGGTATTTTCGTACCTGTAGTTGTAGCATTTGCTATACTTACCTTCCTTACATGGTACTTTATTATTACACCAGGAGATCTTCGTTCCGCGTTAATTCCGATGATTTCAATTTTAGTTATCGCTTGTCCATGTGCTTTAGGTCTTGCTACGCCAACATCCATTATGGCAGGGTCTGGACGTTCAGCGGAAATTGGTGTCCTCTTTAAAGGTGGCGAGCATTTAGAAAATACGCAAGCGATTCAAACGGTTGTTTTAGACAAAACAGGTACAGTAACGAAAGGTGAACCAGAATTAACGGATGTTTCTGTTTCAGGCAATTTTACTGAAGAGCAAGTCCTTCATCTCGTCGGATCAGCCGAAAAGAACTCAGAACACCCGCTAGCTCAAGCGATTGTAAATGGTGTGAAGGATAAGGGAATTGAATTAACAGACCCAAGTGACTTTGAGGCGATTCCAGGACATGGTATTCGTGCCACAGTAGAAGGACGTGAAGTGCTTGTTGGTACACGGAAGTTGATGAAGAAGTATGACATTCGTTTATCTGATGCAGAAAAAGGAATGGAAACCTTAGAGAGCCAAGGAAAAACTGCGATGTTAATTTCTGTAGACGGAATATTCGCAGGAGTGGTAGCTGTTGCAGATACAGTGAAAGAAACATCAAAAACGGCAATTCAACGTATGAAAGGCCTTGGTCTCGAAGTGATTATGCTTACTGGTGACAACCAGCGAACAGCGGAGGCAATTGCCAAAGAAGTTGGGCTCTCAGAAGTTATTGCTGAAGTTTTACCAGAACAAAAAAGTGATGAAATCGCAAAACTGCAAAAACAAGGAAAGAAAGTTGCGATGGTCGGTGACGGTATTAACGACGCACCAGCCTTAGCAGTTGCAGACATCGGTATGGCAATTGGAACAGGGACAGATGTTGCCATTGAAGCAGCGGATATCACTCTAATGCGCGGTGATTTAAATAGTGTTGCAGATGCAATTAGTATGAGTAGAAAGACGATGCGTAATATTAAACAAAACTTGTTTTTCGCATTCGTTTATAACACCTCAGCGATTCCGATTGCAGCAATTGGTCTACTTGCACCTTGGGTAGCTGGAGCTGCAATGGCCTTTAGTTCAGTTTCGGTCGTATTAAACGCATTACGCTTACAAAAAGTGAAACTTGTAAAGTAAGGAGGGGTGAAACATGAGTGGTGTAAAAGTTTGGGTTATATCAGGAATTGTCTATCTGACAGCTGTTATTGCAGGGTATAGTTTTATTACTGGAGAAAACCCATTAACGAGTGGAGAGATGCATGAAGATCATGGAGCAGATCATGAAGAAGTGACAGAAAATGTTCATGATGATGGAGTGCATGACGGTCATGGAGAACCAAGCGGTGAACAGACTGTCGAGGTAGGTGTAACATTTGAAGGTGGGTTAATTCAGGTCAAGGTTCAAGACGAATATGGCCATGGACCAACCCTTCTTGAAACACATGAAAGGCTAATGCACCTCATCGTTGTTCGAGACGATTTAGAAGAATTCCATCATTTCCACCCTGAAAAAATTGATGATGGTCTGTTTGAAACAGAGGCTTCCTTAAATGATGGTCAGTACTATGTATTTGTTGATATGAAACCTGAAGGTGAAAAGTATGTCATTGAGCCGATTCGTATTCATGCTGGAGAGGCTACGGAACGAAATGTAGGATTGTCCGCGGATGAAGAGCTCTTACAAGTTGAAAATGGTAAAGAAGTAGAGCTATCCTTCTCTGAGTTGGTATCTGGTGAACATGTCACTTTGTCATTCGATTTAAAAGGTGAAACGCCGATGTCGTATTTAGGTGCATTAGGCCATGTCGTCATTATCGATGAGAACATTGAACAATTTATTCACGTTCACCCTACCTCTAAAGAATCGACAGACTTTGATGCATACTTCCCAGAACAAGGGGCGTATAAAGTGTGGGCAGAGTTTAAGTTTGAAGATGAAGATGTTCTTGTTTTTCCTTTTGTTGTTGAAGTGGAATAATCGTTAAAAAAGAGTACTTCCGAGGTTCATAAATGGAAGTACTCTTTTTCTGTGTTCTAAAAGATCTAACTTCGTTTCAAGTTCCCAAAGTTTTGTGAAATGCGGTCTAAAATAATCGCTAAAATAACAATGGCTAAACCAGCTTCAAACCCTAGACCCACTCGAATTTGTGTAACCGCTCGATAAACATCGGCACCAAGACCTGGGGCACCAACAAGTGAAGCGATAACAACCATTGATAACGCAAGCATGATGCTCTGGTTGATTCCTGCCATTATTGTTTTTGTGGCTAAAGGAAGTTGTACCATAAAAAGCTTTTGCCTTGTTGTTGAACCGAATGCATTGGCTGCTTCAACGAGATCTGCTGGTACTTGCCGGATGCCTAGATTTGTAAGCCGGATGGTGGGTGGCATCGCAAAAATGACAGAAGCAATAATACCAGGTACTACACCAATTCCAAAAAATAAAATTGAAGGGATTAAATATACAAACGCAGGCATTGTCTGCATGAAATCTAAAATTGGAGTGACGACATTTTGTACACCTTCGCTTTGTGAAGCCCATATGCCGATTGGCACACCGATAATAATTGAAATAACAACCGCAGATAATACTAGTGCTAATGTATCAAGCATTGGCATCCAATATCCTAAGTTGTAGATAAGCAATAGACCAATGGCGGTAAATAAAGCGATGGTCCAGCGACTTGTCCACCAGGCAAGTGCAACGAGTACGGCAATAAATACAAATGGTGGAATCATATATAATATGGATACAAGTAAATCGACAACGGCTCCTACAACGATTGCGATTCCTTCAAAGAAACCATAGAAATTATAGGTTAAAAAATCAACCAATGAATCAACCCATGATCCAAGTGGAATTGCAGGGAAGTTATTCATCTGTTTTCACCTCACCTTGATTTAAATAGTCATCATCTCCAGCTAATGCTCCAATAATACTTCCTCGAATAATGATTCCTTTTAATCGGTTTTCCTCATCGACGACAGGTAGCGGAAGTGACGAGGAGGTCATTTTTTCAAATAAGTCTTCAAGTACCGTATCTGGTGATACGGTAGGTAAGTCTTTGATAAGGATATCTTCTATTTTTTGTTCATTTTTTATTGCCGAAGAAGCAGCATCTGCTGTAACAGCTCCTAACAATTTCCGTTTATTATCAACGATATACAAGCTAGAATGTCCAGCTTCTTTCATTAACTGTAATGCTACACGAGGTCCTCGATCGACTTTTAGTGATTCGGCTCGTTTCATAACATTTTCAGCAGTCAATACTTTTGATAAGTTGACATCTTCAACAAAACGTTCGACGTAGTCGTTGGCTGGGTTCATCATAATTTCTTCTGGAGAGCCGATTTGGACAATGCTACCGTCTTTCATTAATGCGATACGATCGCCAATTCTTAATGCCTCGTCTAAATCGTGAGTAATGAAGATAATTGTTTTTTCCATTTTTTCTTGAAGCTCTAAAAGTTCATTTTGCATATCTTTTCGAATGAGTGGGTCTAACGCACTGAAAGCTTCGTCCATAAGTAATACATCAGGATCATTAGCTAAGGCTCTGGCAAGACCAACCCTTTGCTGCATTCCGCCACTTAACTCATCGGGATAACTATTTTCATATCCTTTTAAGCCGACTAGTTCAAGAGAGGTTGTTGCCTTTTTCTCCCGATCTTCTTTAGGCACGCCTTGTATATGTAGACCGTACTCAACATTAGATAAAACAGTACGATGAGGAAATAAGGCAAAGCGTTGAAAAACCATTGACATCTTTTTACGCCTGACTTCTCTTAATTCTTCTTTATTCAATTTGACAATGTCAGATTCATCGATGTAAACATGTCCAATAGTCGGCTCTATTAACCGATTAAGTAATCGGACAAGCGTCGATTTACCACTTCCGGATAGCCCCATGATCACGAAAATCTCTCCAGAATAAACTTCGAAGTTCGCTTTGTTTACACCAACAGTATTCCCAGTGCTCTCTAAAATGTCCTTTTTTGATTTCCCTGCATTTAGGAGCTCAACAGCTTTTTTGGGGGACTTTCCAAATATCTTTGTAACATTTTCAACTCTTACTTTTGCTTGTGTCATATCTCCACCCCTGAAATTAGAGTTTTCATGTTTTTTAGTATCTACGAACGAGTATTTATTATGAAAATAATTTTTCATTGGCTGAATAATAGGCTTTAGGTGTCTGTGTATAGTTATCCAATTGATGCAAATACTTTGGTTATAATGACAACTTGAAAATTGTTGATGAAGGGAGATTCAGAAAATGAAAAGTATCCAATCGTTTCGGTGTGTGTATATTGTTTGTTTATTAATGATCATTGGAACAGTAATAGGGTGTACTCCACCAGCAGATGAAGGAGGCCCAGGGACTGGTGATGGAGATGTAGAGCAACGTGGTGATATCGATATCGGTTTAAATAACTGGGCAGAAAATATTGCGGTGTCAAATATGTGGAAGTTGTTGTTGGAGGAAAAGGGCTACAACGTTAGTCTTACCGCGATCGAAAAACAACCAGTTTGGGCCGGGATTGCGCGTGGTGATTTAGATATAGCGCCTGAAGTTTGGTTACCCATTACTGACGAGCCTTTATTCGATGAATATGAAGAGGATATTGAAATGCATGATATCTGGTATGAAGGAACAGTGCTTGGACTTGCTGTACCAGAATATATGGATGTTGACAGCATTGAGGAATTAAGTGAAAGACATGAAGAATTAGATGTAGATCGAATTGTTGGGATTGACCCAGGATCTAGTTTAATGAGATTAACAAATGATGTGCTTGAAGAATATAATCTTGATTTGGATTTAGTAGAATCATCAGAACCTGCAATGATGACGGAATTGCAAAATGCTTACAGGCGTGAAGAACCGATTGTTGTTACACTTTGGAGTCCTCATTGGGCATTTGCTGATTATGATTTGAAGTACTTGGAGGATGGCCGAAACGTATACGGTGATCCAGATGACATTTACTATATGACAAGGCTTGGGTTTAGCGAGGAACACCCAGAGATTGTTGAATGGATGGATAATTGGTTTATGGATGATGACTCTTTAGGATCGCTCATGTCAATTATTAATGAACTTGATGACCCTGAAGAAGGGGCAAGACAATGGATTGAGGAGAATAGAGAATTAGTCGATCAATGGGTAAATTAAAAACAATATGTAATGCGAAAAAAGAGGCTTGAACCATCGATGATGGCAAGTCTCTTTTTAGGGTCTTGAGGTATAGTCGATGAAAATAAGTAGTGTTTGATCCTCGGCGCAAAAACTAAGAATGATGACGTTAGTTGGGAAAGAGAGTATGAAGATTTTGACGCTGAATGTTGAATGGGGTGCATTCTTCCGTTTTGACAACTTTCTTATAACTTCGCTCTAAATTTGTTGAAAAATAGTTAAACAAACGTTTATTTAACTATCTTATATCGCATATTAACACGGTTTGTATCGGTAGTTTGTGAAATGAGGAATGAACGAATTTGTCGATTTCATCGGCGGATTTTCCATAAACCTACATGAATAAGGCTGTTTTAGTTAAAACTAAAGTGAATTGATTCGGTAGGTGATATCGAGAAGTGTGAAGTGATACTAGGTAGAAGTGTACCAGGTACAGCCCCTTCAGTTTACTAATCACTTGAGAGCAACATAAAAAGCCTGAACAAGCGTATAAGCTTATTCAGGCAACTTTTATTCTCTATTGTGGGCAAGTTTTTTTTACGACTGTTTCTCGATTTCTTCAATGATGATATCAAGCGCTTCACTTTGCCTCGACTCATCCATTGATTGAACAAATTGACCACGATTTTTTCCAATCTCATTTAACTGATCGAGCAATGATTCGTTGTTTAGGTCTTCTTCCTCTAACTTCACTGCATAGCCCTTTTCTGCGAACGAATTGGCGTTTAATATTTGGTCGCCACGGCTTTGTCGCTTACTTAGAGGAATGATTAGCATCGGAATCTTTAGCGCTAAAAATTCAAAGATCGCATTTGACCCTCCACGTGTGAGGACGAAATCAGTTGCAGCTAAAATGTCAGGGAGTTCATCGTTTACATATTCAAATTGCTTATACCCTTTTTTACCTTCTAAATCAGGATCTAAGTTATTCTTTCCGCATAGATGAATAACTTGATACTTTTTTGTGAGCTCATCTAATGTACCCCTTACTACTTCATTGATTTTTTTCGAGCCTAAACTTCCACCCATAATCGTTAAGATTGGAAGCTTTCGATCAAACCCGAGAAATTCTCTTCCTTTGTCTGCTGAACCAGCGAAAATCCCTTTTCTAATCGGTGATCCGATCACTTGTACTTTACTAGCTGGGAAGAAATTTGCTGTTTCCTCAAACGAAGTAAACACCTTCGTTGCAAAGCGTTGTGAAATTTTGTTCGCAAGCCCTGGCGTCATGTCGCTTTCGTGAATGAACGTTGGTATTTTTAAAGACTTTGCAGCTACAATGACAGGTACAGAGACGAATCCACCTTTAGAAAAAATCACGTTTGGACGAAGCTTCTTTAACGTTCTGCGAGCGTCGATACAGCCTTTCAAGACTCGGAAAACATCTTTTACATTTTCGAAATCTATGTAACGTCTTAGTTTCCCACTAGAAATACTATGATAAGGAATATCGATATTCTCGATCAGTTCTTTTTCGATGCCTTTTTTCGATCCGATGTATTGGATGTCCCACTCTCGTTTATCCATTTCATTAATAATCGCAATGTTCGGTGTTACATGTCCTGCGGTACCGCCACCTGTAAATACAATCGTTTTCTTAGTCATAAATCCTCCTGAATCATGTCATCTTTTATTTTATAAAGCCGCCCGTATGCGGCTATCATTAATTTGCTTTCAATATATCATCGCTTGACAAGGGAAGTCCTGTCAAGAGTAAGAAGAAACAGGAACTAATAAGTGAAACTATTGTCGAAAAAAATCACAAATAAAGTCGATTTTTGTCAAATTTAAAGTGCAATTCTTCTACTTTTCAAGTAAACTAAAAGATGTTACAGACGTGTATTGTGTTGGGTATTAATAGGTGGTGGGTATTTTTCATCGCTTCAATTAGAAAGTACTTAGCAACTCATACTACAATACACGAA
The Bacillus shivajii DNA segment above includes these coding regions:
- a CDS encoding squalene/phytoene synthase family protein, producing the protein MSETSHLHNEAIEMLRDTSRTFFIPITHLPERLKEAVTGAYLCMRAIDEVEDHPELPADDKVKLLRSISETLQGESYKDELAAIFKNYKHILPEVSLRLHDWITVCPKEALRNVLDSTSTMADGMASWVEKNFDIQTKKDLDDYTYYVAGLVGVMLSDLWKWYDNIETDKELAIAFGRGLQSVNILRNRDEDLDRDEVDFFPNGWGWDEMFRYARKNLAMADQYMESINNEKIQHFCQIPLALAHATLDAIAEGKEKISRTEVHDIVNKVVNE
- a CDS encoding NAD(P)/FAD-dependent oxidoreductase, whose amino-acid sequence is MTKVKMIPLAVNGGIGFGAKLKPKQLMILSQYLDEDQEIELTTFQQLIIKVEESKVEEVTKQLEEAGLAVYKVGPYVKSLRTCNFCKGAEEEGMPVAIELNKRIAGQEVPFTLRPAYTGCPNACGEPLINDIGVIKRKDHYELYIGGKAVGEDAQTGVLLQDGLEPEQLYNLVDRVIDVYRNNGRKRERMAKFVDRYGFDKIKEVLTGECKRNL
- a CDS encoding metal-sensitive transcriptional regulator, with amino-acid sequence MHGQVPSDVKESLIKRMNRIEGQVRGVKGMIERDVYCDDILNQMSAVQSALNSVSRLLLDSHMKTCVMERLKEEDTEVVDEFLKTVSKLMK
- the copZ gene encoding copper chaperone CopZ: MSKETLKVEGMSCGHCVSSIEGSVGELNGVSSVKVNLDEGLVDVEFDTSKISLEKIKEEIDDQGFDVV
- a CDS encoding heavy metal translocating P-type ATPase → MTCAACANRIEKGLSKIDGVDEANVNFALERSKVVYDPEQTNIEDFEKRIEKLGFQVVNEKKEFNVSGMTCAACANRIEKRLNKMEGVSSANVNFALETATVVYDDGEVKAKDMMESVKKLGFQLLPKEDERSKVDYKEKEIEKQTGKFLLSAILTLPLLWTMVAHFEFTMFIYMPDMFMNPWVQLALATPVQFIVGAQFYTGAYKALKNKSANMDVLVALGTSAAYFYSIYLGWTWMSAGSVGMPELYFEAAAIIITLIVLGKLFEVRAKSRTGKAIQKLLGLQAKTATVIRNGEEVELPIEEVLTEDTVVVKPGEKVPVDGEVIEGRSAVDESMITGESIPIDKSQGDEVIGATINKNGLLKVKATKVGKDTALSQIVKIVEEAQGSKADIQRMVDKVSGIFVPVVVAFAILTFLTWYFIITPGDLRSALIPMISILVIACPCALGLATPTSIMAGSGRSAEIGVLFKGGEHLENTQAIQTVVLDKTGTVTKGEPELTDVSVSGNFTEEQVLHLVGSAEKNSEHPLAQAIVNGVKDKGIELTDPSDFEAIPGHGIRATVEGREVLVGTRKLMKKYDIRLSDAEKGMETLESQGKTAMLISVDGIFAGVVAVADTVKETSKTAIQRMKGLGLEVIMLTGDNQRTAEAIAKEVGLSEVIAEVLPEQKSDEIAKLQKQGKKVAMVGDGINDAPALAVADIGMAIGTGTDVAIEAADITLMRGDLNSVADAISMSRKTMRNIKQNLFFAFVYNTSAIPIAAIGLLAPWVAGAAMAFSSVSVVLNALRLQKVKLVK
- a CDS encoding ABC transporter permease, whose protein sequence is MNNFPAIPLGSWVDSLVDFLTYNFYGFFEGIAIVVGAVVDLLVSILYMIPPFVFIAVLVALAWWTSRWTIALFTAIGLLLIYNLGYWMPMLDTLALVLSAVVISIIIGVPIGIWASQSEGVQNVVTPILDFMQTMPAFVYLIPSILFFGIGVVPGIIASVIFAMPPTIRLTNLGIRQVPADLVEAANAFGSTTRQKLFMVQLPLATKTIMAGINQSIMLALSMVVIASLVGAPGLGADVYRAVTQIRVGLGFEAGLAIVILAIILDRISQNFGNLKRS
- a CDS encoding quaternary amine ABC transporter ATP-binding protein, yielding MTQAKVRVENVTKIFGKSPKKAVELLNAGKSKKDILESTGNTVGVNKANFEVYSGEIFVIMGLSGSGKSTLVRLLNRLIEPTIGHVYIDESDIVKLNKEELREVRRKKMSMVFQRFALFPHRTVLSNVEYGLHIQGVPKEDREKKATTSLELVGLKGYENSYPDELSGGMQQRVGLARALANDPDVLLMDEAFSALDPLIRKDMQNELLELQEKMEKTIIFITHDLDEALRIGDRIALMKDGSIVQIGSPEEIMMNPANDYVERFVEDVNLSKVLTAENVMKRAESLKVDRGPRVALQLMKEAGHSSLYIVDNKRKLLGAVTADAASSAIKNEQKIEDILIKDLPTVSPDTVLEDLFEKMTSSSLPLPVVDEENRLKGIIIRGSIIGALAGDDDYLNQGEVKTDE
- a CDS encoding glycine betaine ABC transporter substrate-binding protein gives rise to the protein MKSIQSFRCVYIVCLLMIIGTVIGCTPPADEGGPGTGDGDVEQRGDIDIGLNNWAENIAVSNMWKLLLEEKGYNVSLTAIEKQPVWAGIARGDLDIAPEVWLPITDEPLFDEYEEDIEMHDIWYEGTVLGLAVPEYMDVDSIEELSERHEELDVDRIVGIDPGSSLMRLTNDVLEEYNLDLDLVESSEPAMMTELQNAYRREEPIVVTLWSPHWAFADYDLKYLEDGRNVYGDPDDIYYMTRLGFSEEHPEIVEWMDNWFMDDDSLGSLMSIINELDDPEEGARQWIEENRELVDQWVN
- a CDS encoding undecaprenyldiphospho-muramoylpentapeptide beta-N-acetylglucosaminyltransferase, with the protein product MTKKTIVFTGGGTAGHVTPNIAIINEMDKREWDIQYIGSKKGIEKELIENIDIPYHSISSGKLRRYIDFENVKDVFRVLKGCIDARRTLKKLRPNVIFSKGGFVSVPVIVAAKSLKIPTFIHESDMTPGLANKISQRFATKVFTSFEETANFFPASKVQVIGSPIRKGIFAGSADKGREFLGFDRKLPILTIMGGSLGSKKINEVVRGTLDELTKKYQVIHLCGKNNLDPDLEGKKGYKQFEYVNDELPDILAATDFVLTRGGSNAIFEFLALKIPMLIIPLSKRQSRGDQILNANSFAEKGYAVKLEEEDLNNESLLDQLNEIGKNRGQFVQSMDESRQSEALDIIIEEIEKQS